The following coding sequences lie in one Corynebacterium anserum genomic window:
- a CDS encoding D-arabinono-1,4-lactone oxidase, with protein MSTTWSNWSGAVTSHPSRFVQPATEAEVIQLVKETADSAGRLKAVGAAHSFTPVAQTDGTLVNLDKMSGLVAFDKEKMTVTLRAGTRLRDCPAILRPLGVAFANQGDVDPQSIIGAISTGTHGTGVGFTGFAGMVRSFRIVTPDGEVHACHPDAPNPLDRELFDLCRISLGAYGIITEVEMDVVPTFVLEAKEAAELLTPVIEHFPERAHAVDHLEYFWFPRTDVAHVKTNTRRPGDTPTRPIPRWKVAIDDDLLGGIAFGFMNKLSGVLPRLTGPMLQLSAQGLAQREYSDLAHDVFVTPRRVKFNEMEYSVPLADATEVLKDVHRTINRMDEQVLFPIEVRATGADDVPLSTAKGRESCYIALHRYHKQDQWAYFRRIEPIFKAAGGRPHWGKMHSLNHEDLLERHEDLARAAELRGKIDPLGVFRNAMVDRIFGLV; from the coding sequence ATGAGCACTACGTGGAGCAACTGGTCCGGTGCAGTCACATCACATCCGTCTCGCTTCGTACAGCCCGCCACTGAAGCTGAAGTCATACAGCTAGTGAAAGAAACCGCCGATTCTGCCGGCCGCCTCAAGGCCGTGGGAGCAGCGCATTCCTTCACCCCGGTAGCCCAAACCGACGGTACGCTCGTCAACCTGGATAAGATGAGCGGACTAGTGGCTTTCGATAAAGAAAAAATGACAGTCACCCTCCGTGCGGGCACTCGACTGCGCGACTGCCCAGCGATTTTGCGCCCCCTTGGCGTGGCGTTTGCTAATCAAGGCGATGTGGATCCTCAATCCATTATTGGCGCTATCAGCACAGGCACCCATGGTACCGGTGTGGGGTTCACCGGATTTGCTGGCATGGTGCGCAGCTTCCGCATAGTCACCCCAGATGGTGAGGTACATGCCTGCCATCCCGATGCTCCAAACCCACTAGACCGCGAGCTGTTTGATCTCTGTCGCATCTCTCTGGGGGCTTACGGCATTATCACCGAAGTGGAGATGGACGTCGTTCCGACCTTCGTGCTCGAAGCCAAAGAAGCCGCCGAGCTCCTCACCCCGGTGATCGAACACTTCCCGGAGCGTGCACACGCTGTAGATCACCTCGAATATTTCTGGTTCCCGAGAACTGACGTAGCCCATGTGAAGACTAATACCCGCCGACCAGGTGACACCCCAACGAGACCTATTCCTCGGTGGAAAGTTGCTATCGATGATGATCTTCTCGGCGGCATAGCTTTCGGATTCATGAACAAATTGTCCGGCGTGCTTCCCCGACTGACTGGCCCCATGCTCCAGCTCTCAGCACAAGGCTTGGCTCAACGCGAGTATTCAGATCTCGCTCATGATGTGTTCGTCACACCGCGTCGCGTGAAATTCAACGAGATGGAGTACTCCGTTCCGCTAGCTGACGCCACCGAGGTTCTCAAAGACGTTCACCGAACCATTAACCGTATGGATGAGCAGGTTCTCTTTCCTATCGAGGTGCGTGCCACAGGTGCCGATGACGTGCCCCTATCCACGGCTAAGGGCCGCGAATCGTGTTATATCGCGCTTCACCGGTATCACAAGCAGGATCAGTGGGCATATTTCCGCCGCATTGAACCGATCTTTAAAGCAGCGGGCGGGCGGCCTCACTGGGGCAAAATGCACAGCCTGAACCACGAGGATTTGTTGGAGCGGCACGAGGATCTCGCCCGTGCCGCGGAGCTACGCGGGAAGATCGATCCCCTAGGTGTATTTCGAAACGCGATGGTCGACCGCATTTTCGGCTTAGTGTGA
- a CDS encoding amino acid deaminase/aldolase, with amino-acid sequence MKAEIRTAVEHLDAPFAVLDLDAALANAADMVRRAAGTPIRLASKSIRIRQLISTILEQPGYEGVLAYNLNEAIWLVETGTSDNVLVAYPSAHKEAIHRLITDEHLCRSITLMVDSVEHLNFIDSVVPPTERGRLRICIDVDASLEIGKFHIGALRSPLRSAEEVRDFVRCVRSRAGFTIVGLMAYEGQIAGTTDTSPAIALMKKLSVKELAQRRGEIVDAVSEELRKAGLPPLEFVNGGGTGSIETTSAETSVTEIGAGSGIIGSALFDHYKNFSPQPAEWFVVPVVRRPTPTTVTVAGGGRVASGPVGKDRQPVVDWPEQLKTNPLEGFGEVQTPLTGEAARTLHIGDHVWMRPSKAGEHTEYIDNIMVVANGEVVDEWPTYRGEGRSFV; translated from the coding sequence GTGAAAGCTGAAATCCGCACTGCTGTAGAGCACCTCGACGCCCCCTTTGCCGTCCTGGATCTCGACGCCGCTCTAGCCAACGCTGCTGATATGGTTCGCCGCGCCGCCGGCACTCCCATTCGCCTGGCCAGCAAATCCATCCGTATCAGACAGCTCATCTCCACCATTCTCGAGCAACCCGGTTATGAAGGCGTCCTCGCCTACAACCTGAACGAAGCAATCTGGCTAGTGGAAACGGGAACCAGTGACAACGTCTTGGTGGCCTACCCTAGCGCACATAAAGAAGCTATCCACCGTCTCATCACGGACGAACACCTCTGTCGATCCATCACCCTCATGGTCGACAGTGTCGAGCATCTTAACTTCATCGACTCAGTTGTTCCTCCCACGGAACGGGGCCGTTTGCGAATCTGTATAGACGTCGACGCCAGCCTGGAGATCGGCAAGTTCCACATCGGAGCTCTTCGCTCTCCGCTCCGTTCGGCGGAGGAAGTACGCGACTTCGTGCGGTGCGTCCGCAGTCGTGCCGGGTTCACCATCGTCGGACTCATGGCATATGAGGGCCAAATCGCCGGGACTACGGATACTTCCCCGGCCATCGCACTCATGAAGAAATTGTCTGTTAAAGAGCTCGCACAGCGCCGTGGTGAGATCGTCGATGCAGTCTCTGAAGAACTACGTAAAGCTGGTTTGCCACCGCTGGAATTCGTCAATGGCGGAGGTACCGGCTCCATCGAAACCACTTCCGCGGAAACGTCCGTCACGGAAATTGGAGCGGGGTCGGGAATAATCGGCTCAGCACTATTCGACCACTACAAGAATTTCTCCCCGCAGCCCGCTGAGTGGTTTGTTGTTCCTGTCGTCCGCCGACCGACGCCGACCACGGTCACTGTCGCAGGTGGAGGCCGAGTGGCGTCGGGCCCCGTCGGGAAAGACAGGCAACCGGTCGTCGACTGGCCCGAACAACTCAAAACCAATCCGCTTGAAGGCTTCGGAGAAGTACAAACGCCTCTCACAGGAGAAGCAGCCCGTACGTTGCACATCGGCGACCATGTATGGATGCGCCCCTCCAAGGCAGGAGAGCATACCGAATATATAGACAACATTATGGTTGTAGCCAACGGAGAGGTGGTCGACGAATGGCCAACTTACCGCGGCGAAGGAAGGAGCTTTGTCTAA
- the rarD gene encoding EamA family transporter RarD has product MIWGLLCYGMWGLFPAFFPLLKPAAPVEILSHRVVWTFVFMAVVLFVIRATKKLRAITQKEWLLVAAAAAVISVNWGLYVYAVNNDHVADAALGYFINPLVSVMLAVLVLREGLSGLQRIAIGLAFIAVVIMTIMLGNPPWISLGLAFSFGVYGLIKKKIRLSPQISLMAETTVLAPFGVMYILYLQVQGRSTFVQEGTSHTVLLMLAGVVTALPLLCFARAAHEMTLTSLGMIQYFTPMLQMLWAVFVTKEYIEPGRWVGFVIIWIALVIFVYDLLRQTQNSRRARRKLTSLQDSEAASA; this is encoded by the coding sequence ATGATCTGGGGTCTACTCTGTTATGGAATGTGGGGCTTGTTCCCAGCTTTCTTTCCACTGCTGAAACCAGCTGCACCTGTGGAGATTCTCTCGCATCGAGTGGTGTGGACTTTTGTTTTTATGGCTGTGGTTTTGTTCGTCATCCGTGCCACGAAGAAACTTCGGGCAATTACGCAGAAAGAGTGGTTGCTTGTGGCTGCGGCTGCGGCAGTGATTTCTGTGAACTGGGGGCTTTATGTCTATGCGGTCAACAACGATCATGTTGCTGACGCCGCTCTAGGGTATTTCATCAACCCGTTGGTGAGCGTGATGCTTGCCGTTCTCGTCCTTCGGGAAGGCCTGAGCGGGCTACAGAGGATCGCTATTGGATTGGCCTTCATTGCTGTGGTGATCATGACCATCATGCTGGGGAATCCACCGTGGATCAGCCTGGGACTGGCTTTCAGCTTCGGCGTTTACGGCCTCATTAAAAAGAAAATCCGGTTGTCGCCACAGATTTCTTTGATGGCGGAGACTACTGTTTTAGCTCCGTTCGGTGTGATGTACATACTGTATCTACAGGTTCAGGGAAGAAGCACTTTTGTTCAGGAGGGGACTTCGCATACTGTCTTGTTGATGCTGGCCGGTGTGGTGACTGCACTACCATTGTTATGCTTTGCACGGGCTGCACACGAAATGACTCTGACCAGCCTGGGGATGATTCAATACTTCACTCCCATGCTGCAGATGTTGTGGGCTGTGTTCGTCACCAAGGAATACATCGAGCCAGGGCGTTGGGTGGGGTTTGTCATCATCTGGATCGCACTCGTCATTTTCGTCTATGACCTGCTACGCCAGACGCAGAACTCACGGCGTGCTAGGCGCAAGCTGACTAGCTTGCAAGATAGCGAAGCGGCATCGGCATGA